A DNA window from Desulfovibrio intestinalis contains the following coding sequences:
- a CDS encoding sensor histidine kinase, with the protein MAPPSPSSSATSSKFSATAPCSATPPARSRTVFARRILVAFVFLALGMGTALGVVGHLSFDYLGTYLVGWHARPVMETLIEAEKRAWEAEDSGRDQLYYGEDLATAMHWTFLVGKQVPSQWRELPDGLHFVENDAEFVLVERRDGVEYMLRGGTGGFQALKDRLNGILLICALAGLAVAVLLAVVLSRRLTDPLRRLTLAVEGRPAAGMHRVGAATAATRPEESEKSEAQGASAAGQGIAAFSTPADIPMTDMDDEVGVLARAIAAREEALWRFVQRESHFTGDVSHELRTPLTVMQGGLEVLELRLETLPQGEELAPVVNRLLRTTSRMSDTVRTLLLLARRPDEILFQVLDCAVLLRDIISEMEREGLVRHAKIAGGSDTPDAPDIPDATGTPDTADAPLCLSEMTARILSNDASPAQENIESSAFAPAVEALREVTVEASGKTSPRPSTAPYAFTRPVVTLMTSMPVHAPARTQRELATIIFKNLLDNACKYTENDRAFVMLESGKLLVGNKGRAPRDIDIFARGVRRDNKTDFSAGRDGAGNGLGLSLAQRACERLGWQLELLPSAYTGAEETTVFRLIFPPAAQGEDV; encoded by the coding sequence ATGGCTCCCCCATCGCCGTCTTCGTCGGCAACTTCATCTAAATTTTCTGCCACGGCACCTTGTTCAGCCACGCCGCCAGCCCGCAGCCGCACAGTTTTTGCGCGCCGCATACTGGTGGCTTTTGTGTTTCTGGCTCTGGGCATGGGAACTGCCCTTGGTGTTGTGGGCCATCTTTCCTTTGATTATCTGGGTACCTATCTGGTGGGCTGGCACGCGCGGCCAGTGATGGAAACCCTTATTGAAGCTGAAAAGCGCGCATGGGAGGCTGAAGACAGCGGGCGAGACCAGCTGTACTACGGCGAAGATTTGGCAACTGCCATGCACTGGACCTTTCTGGTGGGCAAACAGGTGCCTTCCCAATGGCGTGAACTGCCAGACGGCTTGCACTTTGTTGAGAATGATGCCGAATTTGTTCTTGTGGAACGCCGCGATGGCGTGGAGTACATGCTGCGGGGCGGCACAGGCGGCTTTCAGGCTCTCAAGGACCGCCTCAACGGCATCCTGCTGATCTGCGCACTGGCTGGTCTGGCCGTGGCAGTGCTTCTGGCAGTGGTTTTGAGCCGCCGTCTTACCGATCCCCTGCGCAGGCTCACGCTGGCCGTTGAAGGCCGTCCTGCTGCGGGAATGCACCGCGTGGGCGCTGCCACTGCGGCAACGCGTCCTGAAGAATCTGAAAAATCAGAAGCGCAGGGCGCATCGGCTGCCGGGCAGGGCATTGCCGCATTTTCCACTCCCGCCGACATTCCTATGACAGATATGGATGACGAAGTGGGCGTGCTGGCCCGCGCCATCGCCGCCCGTGAAGAAGCCCTTTGGCGTTTTGTGCAGCGCGAAAGCCATTTTACGGGCGATGTGAGCCACGAATTGCGCACCCCGTTGACGGTTATGCAAGGCGGGCTTGAAGTATTGGAACTGCGGCTGGAAACCCTGCCTCAAGGCGAGGAACTTGCGCCTGTGGTCAACCGCCTTTTGCGCACGACATCCCGCATGAGCGACACGGTGCGTACCCTTTTGCTGCTGGCCCGCCGCCCTGATGAAATACTGTTTCAGGTTCTGGACTGTGCCGTACTTTTACGGGATATTATTAGCGAAATGGAACGCGAGGGGCTGGTGCGCCATGCAAAAATAGCCGGGGGATCTGATACCCCCGATGCCCCTGATATTCCTGATGCCACTGGTACCCCCGATACTGCTGACGCGCCCCTCTGCCTGTCGGAAATGACGGCGCGTATCCTGAGCAACGACGCTTCGCCTGCGCAGGAAAACATCGAATCCTCAGCCTTTGCCCCAGCGGTGGAGGCATTGCGAGAAGTAACCGTTGAGGCATCCGGGAAGACATCCCCAAGGCCATCCACCGCGCCATACGCTTTCACGCGGCCTGTTGTGACGCTGATGACATCCATGCCTGTTCACGCGCCCGCGCGCACTCAGAGGGAACTGGCGACAATCATTTTCAAAAATTTGCTGGACAATGCCTGCAAGTATACGGAAAATGACCGCGCCTTTGTGATGCTGGAATCTGGCAAATTGCTGGTAGGCAACAAAGGGCGGGCCCCGCGCGATATTGATATTTTTGCGCGCGGAGTGCGCCGCGATAATAAAACTGATTTCAGTGCCGGACGGGACGGCGCAGGCAACGGGCTGGGGCTTTCCCTTGCGCAACGAGCCTGCGAACGTCTTGGCTGGCAGCTTGAACTGCTGCCCTCCGCCTATACCGGAGCGGAAGAGACAACGGTTTTTCGCCTCATTTTTCCCCCGGCAGCGCAAGGAGAAGACGTGTAA
- a CDS encoding MdtA/MuxA family multidrug efflux RND transporter periplasmic adaptor subunit, with product MSGSQFRPVSSIFSNRRKLVAVVLVLLAIVVGWKLLGKGSGRPGMSMDVPPVRVATALAQDVPHFLNGLGTVLPSGDVLVTSRVDGQLQRLHFAEGQRVKAGDLLAEIDPRPFQASLDQALGNLAKDKAQLGNARKDLERYAKLSQGNYIAAQQYETQRALVKQYEGTVGADQAAVDSARLQLEYSRITAPISGRLGLRNVDEGNMIKASDTNGLVRITEISPCDVIFTLPESQVPLVVQALRHSESLPGSPPLVVQAWDREQKRLLAVGHLLSLDNQIDSATGTVRLKASFANEDGALYPNQFVNARLLVRILPGAVTVPASAVQLGTRGSYVYVVRQGENGQDEAQLCLVTPGVSSGGLTVIDKGLEAGTRVVVDGLDRLRDGTAVRVAATVETPRAESVNATAESGSSAAGLAGSAAAAGSTGTAKSAELAGTAGTAGAAMPAGAGGNGQGQPPSTGGTPPPEARHAP from the coding sequence ATGTCAGGTTCTCAATTTAGACCTGTTTCCAGTATATTTTCGAACCGCCGCAAACTTGTGGCGGTGGTTCTGGTTCTGCTGGCTATTGTGGTGGGCTGGAAGCTGCTGGGCAAGGGAAGCGGACGGCCCGGCATGAGCATGGATGTTCCGCCAGTGCGCGTGGCCACGGCTCTGGCTCAGGATGTGCCGCATTTTCTTAACGGTCTCGGCACTGTATTGCCTTCTGGCGATGTGCTTGTAACCAGCCGGGTAGACGGTCAGCTGCAGCGCCTGCATTTTGCCGAGGGGCAGCGTGTGAAAGCCGGAGACCTGCTGGCAGAGATTGATCCGCGTCCTTTTCAGGCCAGCCTGGATCAGGCTTTGGGCAACCTTGCCAAAGACAAGGCCCAGCTCGGAAACGCCCGTAAAGATCTCGAGCGTTACGCCAAACTTTCGCAGGGCAACTACATAGCGGCCCAGCAGTATGAAACGCAGCGTGCGCTGGTGAAGCAGTATGAAGGTACCGTCGGGGCTGATCAGGCCGCCGTGGATTCGGCCCGTCTGCAACTGGAATACAGCCGCATCACCGCTCCTATCAGTGGCCGGCTCGGCCTGCGTAATGTGGATGAGGGCAATATGATCAAGGCGTCGGACACCAACGGCCTTGTGCGTATTACTGAAATCAGCCCATGTGACGTCATTTTCACCTTGCCCGAAAGCCAGGTGCCGCTGGTGGTGCAGGCCCTGCGCCATAGTGAATCTTTGCCCGGTTCGCCCCCTCTGGTGGTGCAGGCGTGGGACAGGGAGCAGAAGCGCCTTCTTGCAGTGGGACACCTTCTTTCGCTGGACAACCAGATAGACAGCGCCACGGGCACCGTGCGCCTCAAAGCCAGCTTTGCCAACGAGGATGGCGCGCTTTACCCCAATCAGTTTGTCAACGCGCGGTTGCTCGTGCGTATTTTGCCGGGGGCTGTCACAGTGCCTGCTTCAGCCGTGCAGCTGGGCACGCGCGGGTCTTATGTTTATGTGGTTCGCCAGGGCGAAAATGGGCAGGATGAGGCACAGTTGTGTCTGGTCACGCCCGGCGTCAGTTCTGGTGGTCTGACTGTTATAGATAAAGGCCTTGAAGCTGGCACAAGGGTGGTAGTGGACGGTCTGGACCGCCTGCGCGACGGCACTGCCGTGCGTGTTGCCGCCACAGTGGAAACGCCCAGGGCGGAATCTGTGAACGCAACTGCCGAGTCAGGCTCAAGCGCCGCCGGGCTTGCCGGAAGCGCTGCCGCAGCCGGAAGCACAGGGACCGCCAAATCTGCTGAATTGGCGGGGACTGCGGGAACGGCGGGGGCGGCCATGCCAGCCGGAGCTGGCGGTAACGGGCAAGGGCAACCGCCGTCCACCGGGGGCACGCCGCCGCCTGAAGCCAGACACGCTCCGTAA
- a CDS encoding MdtB/MuxB family multidrug efflux RND transporter permease subunit has translation MNLSRIFILRPIATSLLMVALLLSGLLGYRYLPVAALPQIDYPTIQVQTLYPGASPDVIASVVTAPLERQFGTMSGLVQMSSLSSAGASVITLQFDLSMALDVAEQEVQAAINAADNLLPSDLPSPPLYNKVNPADPPVITLAVTSDAMPLTRLEDLVDTRMAQKISQLPGVGLVTLSGGQRPAVRVQMNPRALANAGLTLADVRTAIAQTNVNDAKGSFDGQERASTIDANDQLTSAEEYANAIIGYKDGAPLRLQDVADVVEGAENARLAAYVAGDTMSFRPAIVLSVQRQPGANVIGVADSVTRLLPVLQQTLPGNVEVRVVTDRTTTIRATVHDVQLELLLAVALVIWVIWLFLRNAQATIIPALAVPLSLVGSLGVMYLAGYSLNNLTLMALVIATGFVVDDAIVVIENISRYLEQGMRPLQAALTGAGQIGFTIISLTISLVAVLIPLLFMGDVVGRLFREFAVTLAVTILISAAISLTLTPMLCAVMLRPERHATQKSEGRFFTRLLQWYEAKLDWVLSHQKFTLSVAVGTLVLTVLLYILVPKGFFPVQDTGVIQGMAEAPQDTSFQAMATRQRELSQVILEDPAVESVVFFVGVDGINQTMATSRLSIELRPLEDRDARAPAIARRIMEKAAALPGMTLYLQPVQDLTIEDRVSRSQYQLTVEALDRAQLDTWVRRMIDALRQQPQLELVTSDYQNPGRMAWLNINRDAAGRLGISMADIDNALYDALGQRLISTIFTQTNQYKVVLEVAPHYRQGPQDIENIYVKGGDGKPVPLTSIATVEERATQLSIARQGQFPVATISFNVAQDSSLGAAVKAVNATFEQLQLPDSLRIQFQGATQAFMASTNNQVWLILAAIVTMYIVLGVLYESYIHPVTILSTLPSAGVGALLALMLGGMELGVVGIIGIILLIGIVKKNAIMMIDFALDAERNEGKKPLAAIRQACLLRLRPILMTTMAALLGALPLMVGWGMGAELRRPLGVTMVGGLIVSQVLTLFTTPVIYLWFDRLSRRVRGKGASDQDAAPESDNEDTAAPTSSVSSVFDGPSASTRPQEGRS, from the coding sequence ATGAATCTTTCACGCATTTTTATTCTTCGCCCCATCGCCACATCCCTGCTTATGGTGGCCCTGCTGCTGTCTGGACTTCTGGGCTACCGGTACCTTCCGGTGGCAGCCTTGCCGCAGATAGACTATCCCACCATTCAGGTGCAGACGCTGTATCCCGGCGCTTCACCCGACGTGATCGCCTCGGTGGTGACGGCTCCGCTGGAGCGCCAGTTCGGCACCATGTCGGGCCTTGTGCAGATGAGTTCGCTTTCTTCTGCAGGGGCTTCGGTCATTACCTTGCAGTTTGATTTGTCAATGGCCTTGGACGTGGCGGAGCAGGAAGTGCAGGCCGCCATCAATGCGGCTGATAACCTGCTGCCCTCCGACCTGCCCTCGCCGCCTCTGTACAACAAGGTCAACCCCGCTGATCCCCCGGTTATAACCCTTGCTGTCACCAGTGACGCCATGCCGCTGACCCGGCTTGAGGATCTGGTGGACACACGCATGGCCCAGAAAATTTCGCAGCTGCCGGGTGTGGGGCTGGTAACGCTTTCCGGCGGGCAGCGCCCCGCCGTGCGCGTGCAGATGAACCCCAGAGCCTTGGCCAACGCGGGGCTTACCCTGGCTGACGTGCGCACGGCCATTGCCCAAACCAACGTTAACGACGCCAAGGGCAGCTTTGACGGGCAGGAACGCGCCAGCACCATTGACGCCAACGATCAGCTCACTTCGGCGGAAGAATATGCAAATGCCATCATTGGCTATAAGGACGGCGCGCCCCTGCGCCTTCAGGATGTGGCCGATGTGGTGGAAGGGGCTGAAAACGCACGTCTGGCAGCCTATGTAGCTGGCGATACGATGAGTTTTCGTCCGGCCATCGTGCTTTCCGTGCAGCGTCAGCCAGGAGCCAACGTCATTGGCGTGGCCGACAGCGTGACACGGCTTTTGCCCGTGTTGCAACAGACTCTGCCGGGCAATGTGGAAGTGCGAGTGGTGACGGACCGAACCACCACCATCCGCGCCACCGTACACGACGTGCAGCTTGAATTGCTGCTGGCCGTGGCCCTTGTTATCTGGGTTATCTGGCTTTTTTTGCGCAATGCGCAGGCCACCATAATTCCCGCACTGGCCGTGCCCCTCTCTCTCGTGGGGTCGCTGGGCGTCATGTATCTTGCGGGCTATTCGCTCAACAACCTCACCCTCATGGCCCTTGTTATCGCCACAGGTTTTGTGGTGGACGACGCCATTGTGGTCATTGAAAATATTTCCCGCTATCTGGAGCAGGGCATGCGTCCTCTACAGGCGGCGCTGACAGGCGCAGGGCAGATTGGTTTTACCATCATATCCCTGACCATTTCTCTGGTGGCCGTGCTTATCCCCCTGCTCTTTATGGGTGATGTGGTGGGGCGGCTGTTCAGGGAGTTTGCCGTCACACTGGCCGTGACCATTCTTATTTCTGCGGCCATATCATTGACGCTTACGCCCATGCTCTGCGCCGTTATGCTGCGCCCGGAGCGCCATGCAACCCAGAAAAGCGAAGGCCGTTTTTTTACGCGCCTGCTCCAGTGGTATGAAGCCAAGCTGGACTGGGTACTGAGCCATCAAAAATTTACTCTGTCTGTTGCCGTGGGCACCCTGGTGCTGACCGTGCTGCTGTATATTCTTGTACCCAAAGGATTTTTTCCCGTGCAGGATACGGGCGTCATTCAGGGCATGGCCGAAGCTCCGCAGGATACCTCTTTTCAGGCTATGGCCACGCGGCAGCGCGAACTTTCTCAGGTGATTCTTGAAGACCCGGCAGTGGAAAGCGTGGTCTTTTTTGTGGGGGTGGACGGCATTAATCAGACTATGGCCACTTCGCGCCTGAGTATTGAACTGCGCCCTCTGGAAGACCGCGACGCCCGGGCCCCTGCCATTGCCCGTCGTATTATGGAAAAAGCCGCGGCGTTGCCTGGCATGACGCTTTATCTGCAACCCGTGCAGGATCTGACCATTGAAGACCGCGTGTCGCGCAGTCAGTATCAGCTCACTGTGGAAGCTCTGGACAGGGCGCAGCTGGATACCTGGGTGCGGCGCATGATAGATGCCCTGCGCCAGCAGCCCCAGCTGGAGCTTGTGACCAGCGACTACCAGAATCCTGGCCGTATGGCCTGGCTCAATATCAACCGGGACGCCGCCGGAAGGCTTGGCATCAGCATGGCGGACATCGACAACGCCTTGTATGATGCCCTGGGCCAGCGGCTCATATCCACCATTTTTACCCAGACCAACCAGTACAAGGTTGTGCTCGAGGTGGCCCCGCACTACCGCCAGGGACCGCAGGATATTGAAAATATCTACGTCAAGGGCGGCGACGGCAAACCTGTGCCGCTGACGAGCATCGCCACGGTGGAGGAACGCGCAACGCAGCTTTCCATCGCGCGTCAGGGGCAGTTTCCTGTAGCCACCATATCTTTCAACGTGGCGCAGGATTCTTCACTGGGCGCAGCCGTAAAGGCGGTCAACGCCACGTTTGAACAGTTGCAACTGCCGGATTCGTTACGCATTCAATTTCAGGGGGCCACGCAGGCCTTCATGGCGTCCACCAACAATCAGGTCTGGCTTATTCTGGCAGCCATTGTGACCATGTATATTGTGCTGGGCGTATTGTACGAAAGCTATATCCACCCTGTGACCATTCTTTCCACCCTGCCTTCAGCCGGGGTAGGGGCCTTGCTGGCGCTTATGCTGGGCGGGATGGAACTGGGCGTGGTGGGCATTATCGGCATTATTCTGCTTATCGGCATAGTCAAAAAAAATGCCATCATGATGATAGACTTCGCCCTTGATGCTGAACGCAATGAGGGCAAAAAACCGTTGGCCGCCATCCGGCAGGCCTGTTTGCTGCGTTTGCGGCCCATCCTTATGACAACAATGGCGGCCCTGCTTGGCGCGTTACCGCTTATGGTGGGCTGGGGTATGGGCGCTGAACTGCGGCGTCCTCTGGGTGTGACAATGGTAGGTGGTCTTATTGTCAGTCAGGTGCTGACGCTGTTCACCACTCCGGTGATCTATCTGTGGTTCGACCGCCTGAGCCGCCGTGTGCGTGGCAAGGGCGCATCTGATCAGGATGCGGCACCGGAAAGTGACAATGAAGATACCGCTGCGCCCACATCTTCGGTGTCCAGTGTATTTGATGGGCCCAGCGCATCCACGCGGCCCCAAGAGGGCAGGTCATGA
- a CDS encoding efflux RND transporter permease subunit — MNRPPEDGAGGRPEDKARVRKKAEPGHRLGPLVLPLNISAPFIRRPVATALLTIAITLAGIVAFGLLPVAPLPETDFPVVMVRASLPGAGAETMAATVATPLERALGRIAGVTEMTSNSSLGSTQIILQFDLDRNIDGAARDVQSAINAARSTLPTMPSNPSYRKVNPAGAPIMILSITSDVLTRSQLYDAASSVLAQKISQLAGVGEVTVGGGALPAVRVQVIPDALSRAGLSMADVRKALASANAYLPKGQIESDQNYWLVGANDQLHKAEDYKPLIVGRSGGRVIRLADVADVVDSSQDVRNMAVSNGKPAVLLIVFRSPGANIIETVDRVKEMLPQLRSWLPESADLELRMDRSMTIRASLHEVEKSLVLAMALVVLVTFLFLRNGRATSIPAVAAPVSLIATFGVMYLCGYSLDNLSLMALTVSTGFVVDDAIVVLENIVRRLELGESPLRAALRGAREVGFTVVSISISLVAVFAPILFMGGVVGRLFREFSVVLTTAVLVSMVVSLTTTPMMCAKLLRPMNQSEHEAKAAAQARRLCAGGLCGAVRRFFARIGDAWGRVLSGMQTGYAKSLPVVLRHPRLTMFTLLLVVAANVWMYVVVPKGFFPEQDTGVIMGGIRADQSASFQAMQTKLAKLVEVIRADPAVQQVSAHISGGRGGGGVFIALKPLEERKVGSQAVIGRLRGKLSGEPGLQIFLQPAQDIMMGGRGSRSQYQYTLQADNLDDLRTWGRRMQQELSSLPLFKDVDSDIEERGLQTTVTVNRDVLARHGLSMKDVDAALGNAFGQSQVSTIYRDKNQYRVVLEYGQNWLQSEEALEKVYLSGKEGLVPLLSVATVAPSFAPLSVSHQGQFAAVTVSFNLAPGAALSQAQAAIDEARVKIGMPSTIVGSFQGTAKMFSDAAGNQVILILAALAALYIVLGILYESLIHPLTILSTLPSAGGGALLALMLFKMEFSVIALIGVLLLCGIVKKNAIMMIDFALEASRSRNLPPDKAIYEACLLRFRPIMMTTAAAILGAVPLALGQGDGAEIRQPLGVTIVGGLLVSQILTLYTTPVVYLCLDRTRLRARRWWWRMRYGEAVAGRLQVLSKRA; from the coding sequence ATGAACCGCCCCCCTGAAGACGGAGCAGGCGGCAGGCCGGAGGATAAAGCCCGCGTGCGCAAAAAAGCGGAGCCTGGGCATCGGCTCGGCCCCCTTGTACTGCCCCTGAATATTTCCGCTCCCTTTATCCGGCGGCCCGTGGCCACAGCTCTTTTGACCATAGCCATAACCCTGGCGGGTATTGTGGCCTTTGGGCTTTTGCCCGTGGCCCCTCTGCCGGAAACGGATTTTCCCGTTGTGATGGTGCGGGCAAGCTTGCCCGGCGCAGGTGCGGAAACTATGGCCGCCACAGTGGCTACGCCGCTGGAACGCGCCTTGGGGCGCATTGCTGGTGTGACGGAAATGACGTCAAACAGCAGCCTTGGCTCCACCCAGATCATTTTGCAGTTTGACCTTGACCGCAATATTGACGGCGCTGCCCGCGACGTGCAGTCGGCCATCAATGCGGCGCGGTCCACGCTGCCGACCATGCCGTCCAACCCTTCCTACCGCAAGGTTAATCCGGCGGGCGCGCCCATCATGATCCTGTCTATCACCTCGGATGTGCTGACACGTTCGCAGCTGTACGACGCGGCGTCATCGGTGCTGGCGCAAAAAATATCCCAGCTGGCTGGTGTTGGTGAAGTCACTGTGGGCGGCGGCGCACTGCCCGCAGTGCGGGTTCAGGTCATACCCGACGCGCTCAGCCGGGCAGGTTTGAGCATGGCCGATGTGCGCAAGGCGCTTGCCTCAGCCAATGCCTATCTGCCCAAGGGGCAGATTGAAAGCGACCAGAACTACTGGCTGGTGGGCGCCAACGATCAGTTGCACAAGGCCGAAGACTATAAACCGCTTATAGTGGGCCGCAGCGGCGGCAGGGTCATTCGCCTCGCAGACGTGGCGGATGTGGTGGACAGTTCGCAGGACGTGCGCAACATGGCTGTTTCCAACGGCAAACCCGCAGTGCTGCTGATCGTGTTTCGCTCGCCAGGAGCCAATATTATCGAGACTGTGGACAGAGTGAAGGAAATGCTGCCCCAGTTGCGTTCGTGGCTGCCGGAGAGCGCGGATCTGGAGCTGCGCATGGACCGCTCGATGACCATTCGCGCCTCGCTGCATGAGGTGGAGAAAAGTCTGGTACTGGCTATGGCCCTTGTGGTGCTGGTGACTTTTCTTTTTTTGCGCAACGGGCGCGCCACCAGCATTCCGGCGGTGGCTGCCCCGGTGTCACTTATTGCCACCTTTGGGGTCATGTATCTCTGCGGCTATAGCCTGGACAACCTTTCCCTTATGGCGCTCACCGTATCAACGGGCTTTGTGGTGGACGACGCCATCGTGGTGCTTGAGAACATCGTTCGCCGTCTGGAGCTTGGCGAAAGCCCCCTGCGAGCCGCATTGCGCGGCGCGCGAGAGGTGGGCTTTACCGTAGTATCCATTTCCATTTCTCTTGTGGCAGTGTTCGCCCCTATTCTTTTTATGGGCGGCGTGGTGGGACGGCTGTTTCGCGAATTTTCCGTGGTGCTTACCACGGCGGTGCTTGTTTCAATGGTGGTTTCGCTCACGACCACACCTATGATGTGCGCCAAGCTTTTGCGGCCAATGAACCAGAGCGAGCACGAAGCCAAGGCTGCGGCGCAGGCACGCAGGTTGTGTGCTGGCGGGCTTTGCGGCGCTGTACGCAGGTTTTTCGCAAGGATAGGCGATGCGTGGGGCCGGGTGCTTTCAGGCATGCAGACGGGATATGCCAAAAGTCTGCCTGTGGTGCTGCGGCATCCGCGTCTGACAATGTTCACCCTGCTACTTGTGGTGGCGGCCAACGTGTGGATGTATGTCGTCGTACCCAAAGGATTTTTTCCTGAGCAAGACACGGGCGTCATTATGGGCGGCATCCGCGCTGACCAGAGCGCGTCCTTTCAGGCCATGCAGACCAAGCTGGCCAAGCTTGTGGAAGTTATCCGGGCAGACCCGGCGGTGCAGCAGGTTTCTGCGCATATTTCAGGCGGACGCGGCGGCGGCGGGGTTTTTATCGCCCTCAAGCCCCTCGAAGAACGCAAAGTGGGCTCTCAGGCCGTTATAGGCAGGCTGCGCGGCAAGCTTTCAGGCGAACCTGGTTTGCAGATTTTTTTGCAACCTGCGCAGGACATCATGATGGGCGGGCGCGGTTCGCGCTCGCAGTACCAGTATACTCTTCAGGCCGATAATCTGGACGACCTGCGCACCTGGGGCCGCCGCATGCAGCAGGAGCTTTCGTCCTTGCCTCTCTTCAAGGACGTGGACAGTGATATTGAAGAGCGCGGCTTGCAAACAACGGTTACGGTCAACCGCGATGTTCTGGCGCGGCATGGATTGAGCATGAAGGATGTGGATGCGGCCCTTGGCAATGCCTTTGGGCAAAGCCAGGTATCCACCATTTACCGCGACAAGAACCAGTACCGTGTGGTGCTCGAATACGGGCAGAACTGGCTGCAAAGCGAAGAAGCGCTGGAAAAGGTGTATCTGTCCGGCAAGGAGGGGCTTGTTCCTCTTTTGAGCGTCGCCACCGTTGCCCCATCCTTTGCGCCGCTTTCAGTTTCGCACCAGGGGCAGTTCGCCGCTGTGACCGTATCCTTTAATCTGGCGCCGGGGGCGGCGCTTTCTCAGGCGCAGGCGGCCATTGACGAAGCGCGGGTTAAAATCGGCATGCCTTCAACCATTGTGGGCAGTTTTCAGGGCACCGCCAAAATGTTCAGTGATGCGGCTGGCAATCAGGTAATTTTAATTCTGGCTGCCCTGGCTGCGCTGTATATTGTTTTGGGAATTTTGTACGAAAGCCTCATCCATCCCCTGACCATTTTGTCCACATTGCCTTCCGCCGGGGGTGGAGCCTTGCTGGCGCTTATGCTTTTCAAGATGGAGTTCAGCGTTATCGCGCTTATCGGCGTGCTGCTGCTTTGCGGTATCGTCAAAAAGAACGCCATCATGATGATCGACTTTGCCCTTGAGGCTTCGCGCAGCCGTAATCTGCCGCCGGATAAAGCTATTTATGAGGCATGCCTGCTGCGTTTTCGGCCAATCATGATGACCACGGCAGCCGCTATTCTTGGCGCTGTGCCTCTGGCGCTGGGCCAGGGCGACGGAGCGGAAATTCGCCAGCCCCTCGGCGTGACCATTGTGGGCGGTCTTCTGGTGAGCCAGATTCTGACGCTTTATACCACGCCTGTGGTTTACCTGTGCCTTGACCGCACCCGCTTGCGTGCGCGCCGCTGGTGGTGGCGCATGCGCTACGGTGAGGCCGTGGCGGGCAGATTGCAGGTTTTGAGCAAGAGAGCATAG